The nucleotide window CCCAGACCCGGGACGACCACGTCGCTCAGATCCGTGTCTACCTGCAGGTCCGCGCCTACGAGGCGGCCGACGCCACGCCCCTGCGTCGCCATCTGGTGGAGGAGGCCATGCGCAGGGATGACGCCGCGGCCCTTCTAGAAGAAGCCGAGGCCTGGTTGCGCCGCCAGCGCATCCTGTTCCCTTCCAGCGACGTGTTGCGCCGGGTGGTCCGCTCGGCCCGGGTGCGTGCCGAGTGGCGCATCTATCGTCGCATCTGCGGCCTTCTCTCCGAGGTGCAAAAGACCGCCATGCAGGCCCTGCTGGAGACTCCTCATGGCAAGCGGGGCACCCGGTTTTCCTGGCTGAAGGAGCCGCCCCGCCAGGCCTCCAGCCGGCACATCCGGGAGCTGACGGACAAGCTCCACCTGGTGCGTGGCCTGGGCGTGGGCGAGATGGACCTCTCCTGGCTCGTGCGCAACCGGGCGCGACAACTGGCCGGCCTAGGCCGCAACTACTCCAGTACTGCGCTGGAGCGGTTCGCAGCGGAGAAGCGTTACGCCATCCTGACCTTCTGGCTGCAGGAGCTGCAGGCGACCCTCACCGACGACATCGTCACCATGCTCAACGTGCTGATCGGGCGTCTCTTTACGCGCTCCGAGAACGCGATGCAGGCCGATCAGGCGCGCCAGGGGCCGGTCATCAACTGGTGCCTGATCACCCTGCGCAAGGCCGTGGGAGTGCTGCTCGACCGCACCGTGTCCAACCCGGAGGTGCGTCCGATGGCCTTCGAGGTGGTGCCGGAGGCGGAACTGCAGCGGGCTTACGATAGCGCTGGCGACAGTCAACGTCCCGAGGACTACAACAGTCTCGACTACGCCCGAAAGAGACATCGCAGTCTACGCAGTTTCCTACCCTGCGTCCTGGACGCCCTGAAGTTCACCGGAAATCAGGCGGCAGAGCCCGTGCTGCGCGCCGTGGCGATTCTCCAGGAGATGCGCGCCGAGGGCAAACGCAAGCTGCCGCCGGATACGCTTACCGACTTCGCCGACGAGAGCTGGCGCGAGGCCATCCAGCCAGACCAGGCGGCAACCCTGGACAGGCCCATGTGGGAGCTGGCCCTGGCCGAGAAGATCCGGGATAGCATCAAGTCCTCGGACCTCTACGTGGTGGGCAGCTGGCAGCACCGCGACTGGACCAGCTACCTGCTCAGCCCCGAGGATTGGGAGCTGCGGCGCGACGGATGGTGGGCGGATTGGCATGCCGCTACCGATCCCCGGCGCTACCTCGACGACCTGGAAGCCCTGATGGACGAGGCGCTGCAGCGCTTAGCCGAAGGCTGGGAGGACAACGACTTCGCCAGCCAGGCCGGGGGCAGGCTGAAGCTTTCCAGGGATGACGCTATCGAGGTCCCGGCCAGCGCCGAGGCCCTCAAGAAAGAGGTTCAGCAGCTGATGCCGCGGATTAAGCTGACAGGTTTGCTGCCCGAGGTGGACGCCTGGATCGGCCTGCGCGATTGTTTCTCCCATCCCAGCGTACCGGCGGGGGGGCACAATCCGCTCCTGGAGGCGAACTTCTTCGCCGTCCTGGTGGCACACGGGTGCAACCTGGCCCTCACCAACATGGCCGATTCGGCCGATCTGCCCTACCACCATTTGACCTACCTGTCCGACTGGTACTTTCGGGAGGAATGTCGGCGGGCGGCGATCGTGGCCGCAGTCAACTACCATCACTCGCTGGCCCTAGCGGGAACCTTCGGACCAGGCACAGCGGCTATGACTGACGGCATCCGCTTCGGCGTTTCGGGCAGCTCCCTCATGGCGAGCCATCATCCGCGTTACTTCGGGGTGCGGCGGGGGATTACGGTCTACGACATGACCTCAGATCAGTACTCCCACCCCTACGTCCAGGTCATCGGCTGTCACGAGCGCGAGGCCGCCGCCGCCCTGGACGCTGCCCTACGCCATGAGACCGATCTGCCCCTGTTCGAGCACATGACCGACACTCACGGCTACACCGAGATCATCTTCGGCCTCTTCGAGTTGGAGGGTCGCATGTTTTCGCCCCGCCTGCGCGACCTGCCGGGCCAGGTCCTCTATCCGATGAGCGCACGCCAGAAGAAGGGACCCATGGGCTGGCTGCTGCGCGGCCGCCGGATCCGCCGGGAGCTGATCGAGCGGTGCTGGGACGACATGCACCGGGTGGCCGCCTCACTCAAGGAAGGCACCGTCACGGCTACCCTGCTGGTCGCCAAGTTCCAGGCCATGAAACGCATGAGCGGGATTCAGCACGGGCTGCAGGAGCTCGGACGGATCCACAAGACCCTCTTCATCCTGCGCTACAGGCGCAGGCGCTCGCCACCCCCGGCTTCATCTTCAGCCTGGTGCCTCGGCCTTAGCGGCCGAACTTGCTCCTCAGGACCTGAAGCTGTTCGTCCTCCTTGTACTGCTGCTCGAGTTCTGAAAAGAGCCACTCGAGCTCGCCGTTCTCCAAGGAACCTAAAGTCTTGCCTGCAAGACCCTCAAGAACGGCCGCAACTTCCTCCAACCTGCCACGTTGAGCAGCCATCCCGGCGGCCAGCCGGATACGGAGCAACCCCCCTGCATCACCAGTGCGAGTGATTCCGTCTTCCAAACAGCTGAGCGCCGCGTCAGACTTCTGCTGGATAGTCAAGCAGCTTGACAACAGTGCGTAGACATACTCGTAACCGCGTTGCTCCGGCAATTCCTGGAGTTTGGCGACCAGCATCCTCTCCGCTTCAGCATACTTCTTTCCCTTAATGAGATCCGATACCGACGAGTGTAAGTCCTCGAACTCTGAAGAACCGAACATAAGTAATCTCCTAGAACGGGTATCTTGGAGGGAGCTGGAATCTAGTCCCGCCATGGGCCCGCGCCAAGCACGCAGCAAACCGAGCCATGGCGACTTGACGGCACACTCCTTTGATACTTGCCAAGCTAGCCTGCACGTCTACTCCTTCGAGCTTTGGTTTGCCCTGACAGCTCTGAGCGGTCAAATTGCCGCAAAACGAGAGATCCTTGGCGTACTGCGAGTGGCATTGCCCGATACGGCCGATTTTGCTCCGGTCTTCAGCGGACAACCTCCCGAAACCCTGTGGGTTGCGCCTGATAGCAGCCATTTTGACCGCAAGCCGCGACTCGGTTTCCAGTGCCCAGGCTTCCGCTCGAGCCGCTTCCGCTTGTGCCTGCAGAGCTCCAAGCCATGCTGCGGTGATGGCTCCTCCGCCAACCGCGATGACTCCGATTCCTGTAGCGCTGGTCGCAGCTGTTGATGTGGCACCGGCTCCAGCTACGAACTCACCCACTTTTTCGGCAACAGGTAGCAAAAGTTCGCCTATGCCCTTGCCAATCCCGGGATTCACCAACGTTTCGAGACCCTCAGGATCGACGAAATTTACTGGATTCGCAGCAACATAGCTGTAGAGATTCGGGCCACCCAGGTAACCAATCGGGTCCTGAGTCAAAAAACGGCCGAGCCGAGGATCCATCCAACGCAGACCCATCAGGTAGAGGCCCGATGAGGGCATCTCGTCGCGCACCCCCAGAGCTCCCACGAAAGTTTGAGAGCTGGCGCCGCTAGTCTCGCTGACCTCAACTCGATTGCCGAATTCGTCGTTGACGTAGTGGGCCGCCTCATCGCCGTCAGCCTCAACCAAGACCCTCACCGAACCTAGTCCATCGGTGATGAAGTAAAAGAAGTCTGTCCCCTTCTGGAATCCTAGGACCTGGTCGCCGATGATGAAGGCCCATTCCGTCGGAGTCCCGCTGGGATCGCGCTTCTCGCTCACGACCGGCAGCCCCGAGTGCTTGAACTCGAGGTTAACGCCGTCGGTGCCGATCTTGCTCTTGCGGATCCGCCCGGCATCGTAGCTGTGCGATGCCGACGTCCCAGCAGGCTGCTGCTCCCAGCGCACCAGCGAGTCGAAATCGTTGTAGGTATATGTGGTCGTGACCTCACTCCCGCCGGGGTTGAGCACCCTGGCAATCATGTTGCCGTCCGCGTTGTGAGTGAACGTCTCCTTGTCGGTATAGTCCCCGGCCGTCCGGGAACCGAGCGGGCCCTCCTGGCGCTTGCTGATCTGATCGGCCACATCGTAGGTGTAGCGGTGCGACATGTTGGAGGGATGAACGTCCAGATAGGTCCGGTTGTCCGATTCATCATAGACGTAGACGCGCTCGGTGGCGGGCGTGGCCGCCCCCACCCCCTTCTTCACCTCCGAGAGGCGGTTGAGCCAATCGTACGAGTACTGCCAGGTCAGCTTGTTGGCCGTGTTCTGGGGCGTGTCCACCAGTTGGGTCCGGTTCCCGGAGGCATCGTACGAGTATTCGAACGAGTGGAAGTGCGCTCCGTTCTTGAGATAGCGCAGATGGGTGAGCTGGCCGTTGGCGTTCCAGCCCGGGTTGCCGGCCGCGTCCTGAAAGCGGCACACGATACCGGTCGAGGCCGGATAGACGATCTCCGACAGCCGCCCGGCCACATCATACCGGTAAGAGAAGACCCGGTCGGCCTCGGCCGAGCGCTGCACGCTCACCGTCTTCAAGCGGCCATCCGCATAGTACGTGTAGGCGGTCACCTTCCCGAAGGCGTCCGTGAGCCGGGTCAGCTGGCCCTCGGCATCGTAGCCGTATTGAATGGTCTTCCCGTCCGGAAAGATGACGCGGGTCAACCGGTCCAGCGAGTCCCACTCGAAACGCCGGCTCTCCGAAGCGCTTCCGGCCGCCCCGTACTTGTCGACCCCGTAGCGAGCCGAGCCGTAGACCGCCCCCGACTCCCCCGGCTGGGTGACGCTCACCAGCCGCCCCAATTCATCATAAGCATAGGTGGTCTTGCCGGCCGAAACCTCGACCTCCTTGAGCTGACACAGGGTATCGAACGCATACGTTCGCTTGACCCCTCGCGCGGTGGTCTCGCTGATAGAGTTGCAGAAGGGAGCGTGGGAGACCGTGCTGGTCCGGCCCAGTGGGTCCTTGCTGCTGACGGCTCGGCCCAGTGAATCGTAGGAGTAGGACGTGGCTTTCTCGGCGCCGTTCATGAGGCGGATCAGCCTCTTGAGCTCGCCGAAGCCGGTATAGTCGAAGCGGGCCCGCATCTGCTCCACCCCCGGGGCGACCTCGGAAAGGATGCGCTCGAGCTGACCCGTCGAGTCATAGCGGTAGCGGGTGGTACGGGGGTTGCCCCCGGAGCCCTGGTTGGCCGGGGCGGTCACCGTTTGCAACAATCCTTCGAGGTAGCTCAAAGTGACGGATTGGCCCCGAGCATCGGTCGCCTTCAAAAGCCGGTCGCCCGCATCAAACTGATAGCGCCATACGTTGCCCACGGGATCGGTCACGGAGGTGGGGTTGTCAAAGGGATCATGACTGAATAGAGTGGTCCGCGCGAGTCCCCCGTCCGCCCCCCCGGGCGTCGTGATACTCTGGAGGTTGCCGTTCGGATAGTAGGAGAGCTGGGTTCGGTTGCCCAGCCGATCCGTGATGGCCGTGATCTGCCCGTCGGCCTGGCGCTCGAGCTTCATGGTCTTTCCGGCCGGGTCGATGACCTCTTCCAGGTTTCCCAGCCCGTCGTAGCGCAGCTTGATCGGGGGGTATTTCTGTCTCACCCCGCCCACCGTCACCTCGGGCCGGCGAATCTCATAGACTAGATTGGCGTGCAGCGGCCGAGACCCCGGGGCATACAGGTCTTCCATATATTTCAGCTCGGTGTTGTTGCCCTGGGTGTCGGTGATGCTGGCCAGGTTGCTCTGGGCATTGTACGTGTACGTCGTGCTGGCCAGGTTCGGATCGATGGTGCGCGTACGGAGGTAGGGATTGTTGGGATCCTTGTATTCGTGGACCCACACGTTCCCGAGCGGGTCTTCCACTTTGGTCACACGGTAACGCTCATTGTAGGTCAAGACATAAGTACGGGGAACAGCGGTCGGCGAGGACAGGTCTTCGACC belongs to Deltaproteobacteria bacterium and includes:
- a CDS encoding RHS repeat protein produces the protein MTGNVNLNFPALAAPFGHLGLGFLSYDSLDFDADPDPIRHAPIGGGTYFFPPLPPRNLPREGEIARGWSLDLYVRIQEDTLGNPTFRDGAGRFEQWSKQGASYVPLHEDNYIQATKTDGSYTLTFRDQTRMLFDTTGRITSQVDRNGNVMNYQYEQKTFTIFQGGVRFDYIQNVLTSVQDGKGRALYLTHNSDGLLVSIRDTRGTVSRETLLEYDSQRMLTALVDPVGNRTRFLYDLTGKLSGVSDPRFGTSSYTYYPSGWFKGRLQTETHRQQKITRSYDLALGRMTATVEDLSSPTAVPRTYVLTYNERYRVTKVEDPLGNVWVHEYKDPNNPYLRTRTIDPNLASTTYTYNAQSNLASITDTQGNNTELKYMEDLYAPGSRPLHANLVYEIRRPEVTVGGVRQKYPPIKLRYDGLGNLEEVIDPAGKTMKLERQADGQITAITDRLGNRTQLSYYPNGNLQSITTPGGADGGLARTTLFSHDPFDNPTSVTDPVGNVWRYQFDAGDRLLKATDARGQSVTLSYLEGLLQTVTAPANQGSGGNPRTTRYRYDSTGQLERILSEVAPGVEQMRARFDYTGFGELKRLIRLMNGAEKATSYSYDSLGRAVSSKDPLGRTSTVSHAPFCNSISETTARGVKRTYAFDTLCQLKEVEVSAGKTTYAYDELGRLVSVTQPGESGAVYGSARYGVDKYGAAGSASESRRFEWDSLDRLTRVIFPDGKTIQYGYDAEGQLTRLTDAFGKVTAYTYYADGRLKTVSVQRSAEADRVFSYRYDVAGRLSEIVYPASTGIVCRFQDAAGNPGWNANGQLTHLRYLKNGAHFHSFEYSYDASGNRTQLVDTPQNTANKLTWQYSYDWLNRLSEVKKGVGAATPATERVYVYDESDNRTYLDVHPSNMSHRYTYDVADQISKRQEGPLGSRTAGDYTDKETFTHNADGNMIARVLNPGGSEVTTTYTYNDFDSLVRWEQQPAGTSASHSYDAGRIRKSKIGTDGVNLEFKHSGLPVVSEKRDPSGTPTEWAFIIGDQVLGFQKGTDFFYFITDGLGSVRVLVEADGDEAAHYVNDEFGNRVEVSETSGASSQTFVGALGVRDEMPSSGLYLMGLRWMDPRLGRFLTQDPIGYLGGPNLYSYVAANPVNFVDPEGLETLVNPGIGKGIGELLLPVAEKVGEFVAGAGATSTAATSATGIGVIAVGGGAITAAWLGALQAQAEAARAEAWALETESRLAVKMAAIRRNPQGFGRLSAEDRSKIGRIGQCHSQYAKDLSFCGNLTAQSCQGKPKLEGVDVQASLASIKGVCRQVAMARFAACLARAHGGTRFQLPPRYPF
- a CDS encoding Tn3 family transposase, yielding MRFLNWVPPSLEAVPSVVVRFVGEQLGIEPGVLGDYGRRPQTRDDHVAQIRVYLQVRAYEAADATPLRRHLVEEAMRRDDAAALLEEAEAWLRRQRILFPSSDVLRRVVRSARVRAEWRIYRRICGLLSEVQKTAMQALLETPHGKRGTRFSWLKEPPRQASSRHIRELTDKLHLVRGLGVGEMDLSWLVRNRARQLAGLGRNYSSTALERFAAEKRYAILTFWLQELQATLTDDIVTMLNVLIGRLFTRSENAMQADQARQGPVINWCLITLRKAVGVLLDRTVSNPEVRPMAFEVVPEAELQRAYDSAGDSQRPEDYNSLDYARKRHRSLRSFLPCVLDALKFTGNQAAEPVLRAVAILQEMRAEGKRKLPPDTLTDFADESWREAIQPDQAATLDRPMWELALAEKIRDSIKSSDLYVVGSWQHRDWTSYLLSPEDWELRRDGWWADWHAATDPRRYLDDLEALMDEALQRLAEGWEDNDFASQAGGRLKLSRDDAIEVPASAEALKKEVQQLMPRIKLTGLLPEVDAWIGLRDCFSHPSVPAGGHNPLLEANFFAVLVAHGCNLALTNMADSADLPYHHLTYLSDWYFREECRRAAIVAAVNYHHSLALAGTFGPGTAAMTDGIRFGVSGSSLMASHHPRYFGVRRGITVYDMTSDQYSHPYVQVIGCHEREAAAALDAALRHETDLPLFEHMTDTHGYTEIIFGLFELEGRMFSPRLRDLPGQVLYPMSARQKKGPMGWLLRGRRIRRELIERCWDDMHRVAASLKEGTVTATLLVAKFQAMKRMSGIQHGLQELGRIHKTLFILRYRRRRSPPPASSSAWCLGLSGRTCSSGPEAVRPPCTAARVLKRATRARRSPRNLKSCLQDPQERPQLPPTCHVEQPSRRPAGYGATPLHHQCE